A single region of the Pectinophora gossypiella chromosome 2, ilPecGoss1.1, whole genome shotgun sequence genome encodes:
- the LOC126378386 gene encoding monocarboxylate transporter 1-like encodes MKEDYIVENRRYKMVPPDGGWGYMICVAAIINFITMTMFGGSFGMVFKELLVELNMGSTSVTLLSGISLMCVALSGYFTSALLRLLSIRNLAFLASILMNIGVFCTIFVHSQFLFFLCQGLQSIGMGVLWNITCTLLNDYFLKKRLMAMSFTQTISAAGGMVAPLIVKWSLEANGFRGTLFVISAISLHTFVAVALIQPVTKHMVKVEIEKTTDELKLLINEKAKPGANVATPTITLTDTESGFEAKADNCEKQEKNTGSKRVLDNFVDLPLLKKFLLSNASMGPTFCLFADLIFNLMLPQALYSMNWSEDQVAKALSLASCGDLVTRIAFVFLSKWLTKIGNQEVCLISVALAFVSRLCMLWSENTTVMMIFITTIGVARCSFNVLPPVILADTFSPAKFTSVLGIYMLMVGLMNLVLGPAIGAIRDTTNSYSTAFYVITSCFAVVLLLWTIELLYKKNKHKRIIQREAAEKLKKMNSKNKGKK; translated from the exons ATGAAAGAGGACTATATAGTGGAAAATAGGAGGTATAAAATGGTACCTCCTGACGGAGGGTGGGGCTATATGATTTGTGTTGCTGCTATTATTAATTTC ATAACGATGACAATGTTCGGTGGATCATTTGGGATGGTGTTCAAAGAACTGCTGGTTGAATTGAACATGGGATCAACGAGTGTCACGCTGTTAAGTGGTATCAGTCTGATGTGTGTGGCTCTCTCAg GTTATTTCACCAGTGCTCTTTTAAGGCTACTGAGTATAAGAAATCTGGCGTTTCTTGCGTCTATACTGATGAATATAGGAGTGTTCTGCACTATTTTTGTACATTCACAATTCCTATTTTTCCTTTGCCAAGGACTTCAG tcCATCGGAATGGGTGTACTATGGAACATCACATGCACCTTACTTAATGATTACTTTCTCAAGAAACGACTCATGGCTATGAGCTTCACTCAAACTATTTCGG CCGCAGGAGGAATGGTGGCGCCACTGATTGTCAAGTGGTCGTTGGAGGCAAATGGATTTCGGGGAACATTGTTTGTGATATCAGCAATATCCCTGCACACATTTGTAGCTGTTGCTCTCATACAGCCTGTGACGAAACACATGGTTAAGGTGGAGATTGAAAAAACGACTGATG AACTAAAACTTCTAATAAATGAGAAAGCGAAGCCTGGTGCCAATGTTGCGACACCCACAATTACTTTGACTGACACTGAATCAGGATTCGAAGCGAAAGCCGATAATTGTgagaaacaagaaaaaaatacaggcaGTAA gaGAGTGTTGGACAACTTTGTGGACCTTCCCTTGTTGAAGAAGTTTTTACTGTCAAATGCATCTATGGGACCAACGTTTTGTTTGTTTGCTGATCTCATTTTTAATCTAATGCTTCCACAGGCATTATATTCTATGAATTGGAGTGAA GATCAAGTTGCCAAGGCTTTGTCTCTTGCATCGTGTGGCGATCTCGTAACGAGAATagcatttgtatttttaagCAAGTGGCTGACCAAGATAGGGAACCAAGAGGTTTGCCTAATTTCAGTGGCGTTGGCTTTTGTTTCCCGACTTT GTATGCTCTGGTCAGAGAATACGACGGTAATGATGATCTTCATCACTACGATTGGCGTCGCTCGTTGCAGCTTCAACGTCCTGCCGCCAGTCATCTTGGCAGACACCTTCAGTCCTGCCAAGTTCACCAGTGTTCTTGGTATCTACATGTTGATGGTAGGACTCATGAATCTGGTGCTTGGACCTGCTATTG gCGCTATCCGGGATACGACGAACAGTTACTCAACGGCTTTCTACGTCATCACATCTTGCTTCGCCGTAGTCTTACTGTTATGGACCATCGAGCTATTATACAAGAAAAACAAGCACAAGAGAATAATCCAAAGAGAAGCTGCTGAAAAGTTAAAGAAGATGAattcaaaaaataaaggaaagaaatga